The proteins below come from a single Rosa rugosa chromosome 2, drRosRugo1.1, whole genome shotgun sequence genomic window:
- the LOC133733613 gene encoding uncharacterized protein LOC133733613 — MEEIRTSEQSKPLYQSLRDGDVLEVVKACAKATTLEARLKLIPTVHDDTILHIAIYMRQESIAMKIIEISSGDNDELITKRNQFGNTALHEAAATDFVRVVEKLLEKAPELLSIPNKKGEMPLYTAAHFGQKRIFKLLAEKLKNNDDLCLHLCSLYPSYVNPVTKSEKYSYDPEHIRSTILHAAIHAEFFELALFIARKPEYAKNPKIVQLKDENSKTPLQLLSSNSSAFESGMKCGLIKRFIYYCAPYENAKEEEAHVQNSSDDSHVQSSSRATLFLRRVISSVHRSVWIVLREWRTMEKIHDERKRHGLALELAKFLIAEDFSWDIIMQQSNPKKVAPSQSGTPDIQQSNPKTKAQSQSGNPDIQQPNPKTKAPSQSGTPDIQQSNPKTKAPDIPLFIATSNGILEIVEETLRVYPSSLEYTNKEKQNILHLAIMHRQSHIFDRVMTKRNDWLTSRLTRETDKNGFTILHYVGLMEFYKGGTQPGPALQLQEELEWYEKVKKSVPRYFAMNRSSSNEQKETLEEFYDRKYKETVKELSENVDKIIPPKSVNKLGLDESKEETPREYFGRTHGELLEEAQEWLERTSNSCSLVAGLIASVAFAAAFTIPGGNNGRNGQPILIDSPFFLVFIITDALSIASSLTSLAMFLSILSSPYELDDFLRSLPRKLILGFTSLFFSVAVTSLTFASTMMLTIPMKKRLTTTLIYCVAVLPVTMSALLQHPLWEALKRTGKSSVKVVTRILPSVPWPLIETACSKATKAHTS, encoded by the exons ATGGAAGAAATACGTACTTCCGAACAATCCAAACCCCTCTATCAAAGCCTCAGAGACGGTGATGTATTAGAAGTGGTGAAAGCTTGTGCAAAAGCTACTACTCTTGAAGCAAGATTGAAGCTAATTCCAACAGTGCACGACGACACAATCCTCCATATCGCGATTTACATGAGGCAAGAAAGCATCGCAATGAAAATCATCGAAATTAGCAGCGGGGATAATGACGAGCTAATCACAAAACGCAATCAGTTTGGAAACACAGCTCTTCATGAGGCCGCAGCAACTGATTTTGTACGTGTTGTGGAGAAGTTGTTGGAAAAGGCACCGGAATTGCTGTCCATTCCAAACAAGAAAGGGGAAATGCCTCTCTATACAGCAGCTCACTTTGGCCAGAAAAGAATTTTCAAATTGCTGGctgaaaaactgaaaaacaaTGATGATCTCTGTCTCCATTTGTGCTCCCTGTATCCTTCCTACGTCAACCCTGTTACAAAAAGTGAGAAGTACTCCTACGACCCTGAACACATACGCAGTACCATTCTTCATGCTGCAATACATGCCGAGTTCTTTG AGCTTGCACTTTTCATAGCTAGAAAGCCAGAGTATGCAAAAAATCCGAAAATTGTTCAACTAAAAGACGAAAATTCGAAGACGCCTCTTCAGCTCCTCTCATCCAATTCTTCAGCATTCGAGAGTGGAATGAAATGTGGACTGATCAAGAGGTTCATTTACTACT GTGCTCCATATGAGAAtgctaaagaagaagaagctcatGTACAAAATTCCAGTGATGATAGTCATGTACAAAGTTCCAGTAGAGCTACTCTGTTTCTAAGGCGAGTCATCTCTTCAG TACATAGATCTGTTTGGATTGTTCTGCGAG AATGGCGAACGATGGAGAAGATTCATGACGAAAGGAAGAGGCATGGACTTGCTTTAGAACTAGCCAAGTTTCTAATTGCAGAAGACTTTTCATGGGACATCATCATGCAACAATCGAATCCAAAAAAAGTAGCGCCATCCCAGTCAGGGACTCCAGACATACAACAATCCAATCCAAAAACAAAAGCGCAATCCCAGTCAGGGAATCCAGACATACAACAACCCAATCCAAAAACAAAAGCGCCATCCCAGTCAGGGACTCCAGACATACAACAATCCAATCCAAAAACAAAAGCGCCAGATATCCCATTGTTCATTGCAACAAGCAATGGAATATTAGAAATTGTGGAGGAGACACTTAGAGTCTACCCTTCGTCACTTGAGTATACAAACAAAGAGAAGCAGAACATACTGCACCTCGCTATAATGCACCGTCAGTCGCACATCTTTGATCGAGTGATGACGAAGAGGAACGACTGGTTAACGTCAAGGTTGACTCGAGAAACCGATAAGAATGGATTCACAATACTGCACTATGTTGGTTTAATGGAATTTTATAAAGGAGGCACCCAGCCTGGTCCTGCACTTCAGTTGCAAGAAGAGTTAGAATGGTATGAG AAGGTGAAGAAGTCAGTCCCACGATATTTTGCAATGAACCGCAGCAGCAgtaatgaacaaaaagagaCACTCGAAGAGTTCTATGATCGAAAATATAAGGAAACTGTAAAGGAGTTGTCTGAG AATGTGGATAAGataattccacccaaatctgtAAATAAACTTGGCTTGGACGAAAGCAAAGAGGAGACCCCCAGAGAGTACTTCGGTCGAACCCATGGGGAGCTCCTCGAGGAAGCACAAGAATGGCTAGAGCGGACCTCCAACTCGTGCTCCTTGGTGGCCGGACTAATTGCCTCCGTCGCCTTCGCGGCCGCTTTCACCATCCCGGGCGGCAACAACGGCAGAAACGGCCAGCCCATCCTCATCGACAGCCCTTTTTTCTTGGTCTTCATCATCACTGACGCTCTCTCCATCGCCAGCTCGCTGACTTCACTCGCCATGTTCCTCTCCATCCTGTCGTCACCGTACGAGCTCGACGACTTCCTCCGCTCTCTCCCTCGGAAGCTCATCCTCGGCTTCACCTCCCTCTTCTTCTCGGTGGCTGTCACCAGCCTCACCTTTGCCTCCACAATGATGCTGACAATTCCGATGAAGAAGCGCCTGACTACAACTCTTATATACTGCGTTGCGGTTCTTCCGGTCACCATGTCTGCGCTGTTGCAGCATCCGTTGTGGGAGGCCTTAAAAAGGACTGGAAAGTCCTCAGTCAAAGTCGTGACAAGAATTCTTCCATCAGTTCCATGGCCACTTATCGAAACTGCTTGCTCAAAGGCCACTAAGGCCCACACTTCATGA